The genomic region CCTGATAGGTGCGGGCCGTGGGGTTGTAGGTCAGGTCGAGCATTTCCAGCGACAATTCACCGCCGGTGATGACCGAAGGACGCTCACAATAGACATAGCGGTTGTCGTATTTGTTCGACGTGCGGCGCAGGCTGTTCGGGTCATCCACGTTCGACTCGGCGGCTGTGTGGACGATGGGGTCATAGACCGAAATGATCTGGCCGGAATATTCGATGGCGCGGGGCACATAGACCTTGTCGCCCAAGGCGGCGCGGATGCCGTGGCTGATCGAGGACTTACCGTTGCCGGGCGGGCCGTACAGCAGGATGGACCGGCCCGAGGTGACGGCGGGGCCAAGGTTGTCAATCAGGTCGGGCGGCAGGATCAGGTGGCCCATGCCGGACAGAAGCTGTTCCTTGTTCAGTCGGATGTCGCGGACCGACTGGCGCTTGATCTGGACCGAGTATTGCTCCAGCGGGACGGGCATCGCGCCGTAGTATTCGGACTGTGACAGGGCATCCAGCGCGCGGGCCTTGCCGGCGTCGGTCAGTTCGTACCCCATCTCATTGCCAGCGGTGGCATGCATGGTGCCGGTCGCCGTCAGCAGTTTCTGGGTCCGGGCGAGGTCAACCAGTTCCTGGGTGAGGGGCACCGGCAGGCAGATCACCTTGGACAGGTTGGACACCTGATCCTGGTTGGTGCGGAACATGGACTTCAAGAGAATGTCGCGCATCATCACAGTGGAGAGGCCGGTATCGGCCAGACTGCGGGGCGACGAGGGTGCCGTGACGTTCGACACCGGGGCTTCAGCGTTCATTCGACCGGCTCCGTGGACAATAGCGGCGGACTACGTAGATTTGCAGGCTAAAGCGGACTTGTGTCAGACTTGCGGCCAGATGGCGGCAACAAGATAGAAGACCACAATCCCCGACAATGCAAATCCAAGCGGAAAGTAGCGCCGCTCGGTCCAGCTTTTCCAGTCTGGAGTCATGTTCCGGACCGCGGGGATGCCCCGCATGATCCGGTGGGTGATCAGTGCGCCGAGCAGGCAACCGGCGATCAGCATGAGCAGCCACAGGATGTCTGCGCCAACAAAGATTGGCGCCATGGCGGCCGTATATTTGGCGTCGCCAGCGCCAAAAGTGCCGGTCGTATACAACAGGTAGCCTGCGACCAGCACAATCGCCATCAAGGCAAAGCCCCAGAACCAGGCCGTCCAGGTGGCCACCGCAAGCCACCCAAGCAGGGGCCAGACGGCGGCAAGCGCAA from Tabrizicola piscis harbors:
- a CDS encoding ATPase, which gives rise to MNAEAPVSNVTAPSSPRSLADTGLSTVMMRDILLKSMFRTNQDQVSNLSKVICLPVPLTQELVDLARTQKLLTATGTMHATAGNEMGYELTDAGKARALDALSQSEYYGAMPVPLEQYSVQIKRQSVRDIRLNKEQLLSGMGHLILPPDLIDNLGPAVTSGRSILLYGPPGNGKSSISHGIRAALGDKVYVPRAIEYSGQIISVYDPIVHTAAESNVDDPNSLRRTSNKYDNRYVYCERPSVITGGELSLEMLDLTYNPTARTYQAPLQLKATGGIFIIDDLGRQAEPPQKIVNRWIVPLEESRDILALQSGEKFTVPFDTLVIFSTNFHPNQIFDGAALRRIFFKIKIDGPSQENFLKIFAMVARKKKMPLDEQALMYLMKVKFPTIENNYANYQPVFLIDQMISVCEFENIPYQMTPELIDRAWGNMFVRQEDIAH
- a CDS encoding prepilin peptidase, producing MITPTGALILLVPVLPIAIWASVNDMKRMKIPNNAVLALAAVWPLLGWLAVATWTAWFWGFALMAIVLVAGYLLYTTGTFGAGDAKYTAAMAPIFVGADILWLLMLIAGCLLGALITHRIMRGIPAVRNMTPDWKSWTERRYFPLGFALSGIVVFYLVAAIWPQV